CCATTCCGATCGAGTCCTCTGCGACTGACTTCTGGTAGCAGTCGTGCTCAGTGATGACGTAGTCGCCGATCATCCGGCGACACTCGCGGATATACAATTGATGCGGCCAGTGCTCGGTATCGGTGAACTCGTCACTGGATAGACCCCAGCGGCTGTAGGCGTCACGCACGCGCCGGGGAATCGCCGGTTCGTTGGCCAGATGCCAGTAGAGACCGCGCTGGTAATTGACGTGCGCCTGGAATATGGCCTCCCGCTCCTCATAGCTGGCGGCGGGCCATCCCCACGATCTCCCGATGAAGTCACTGCTGATGGGGCCGTTGTTGTTGGTATCGGTTTTACAGTAGCCACCGGGTGTTCTGTTCGGGAAGATGTCGAACTTCCCGGGTACTCCGCTGTCGCGTATGTGGGCAACCGGGTCGGCGCTGTGATTCGGATTCTGGCTGTCTCCGCCCACAGTGTTGAACCAGCGCGTCGCAAGGACATACTGGGCAGGATCGAACGCGTCCGGCTTAGTCCAGTCGATCTTGAGCGCAGGATCATCGGTCATGCATACGCGGAAGCAATAGGCTTGCACACGGTGATCGCCCTCGCCTTGTCGTGCCGCCAGATCGGTTTCCTCGATCTGAGGCAGCAGCCCGCTGTCCGGGTCACCCGGTTCCACGTAGGGATCTACGGTAAGACCGAACTGATGTTTTTCTCGCACCTGGATGCCGTTGAGCGTCTCACCGTAGATCTCATTCGCCTCACGCCCCACGTGGAAGGAGACGCTGGCCTTCGCCATCAGGTCCCCCTCGTAGGAGCAGTCCATAAAGATCCTGGCGCGGACCCGGAGCCCGCCAAGGAGCGTGATGGAAACGATACGTTGATCAATAGATTCGACGGCGTCCAGATACTGACCGTACCGGACATCGATACCATTTTTCGAAATCCACGCATCGAAGACAGCGTCGGCGACGTGGGGCTCGAATTGCCACTCTTCATTCTGTCCGTAGTGCCGTCCAACCTGGTTGTAGAAGGATCGGCTCAGTCCACCGATAACGTACTT
This is a stretch of genomic DNA from Gemmatimonadota bacterium. It encodes these proteins:
- a CDS encoding FAD-dependent oxidoreductase, with the translated sequence MSNLKYYHRDWIEPTTEIIETDVCIYGGSSGGIAAAVTVARAGLRVVILQPGQHIGGMTTGGLGWTDFGRKYVIGGLSRSFYNQVGRHYGQNEEWQFEPHVADAVFDAWISKNGIDVRYGQYLDAVESIDQRIVSITLLGGLRVRARIFMDCSYEGDLMAKASVSFHVGREANEIYGETLNGIQVREKHQFGLTVDPYVEPGDPDSGLLPQIEETDLAARQGEGDHRVQAYCFRVCMTDDPALKIDWTKPDAFDPAQYVLATRWFNTVGGDSQNPNHSADPVAHIRDSGVPGKFDIFPNRTPGGYCKTDTNNNGPISSDFIGRSWGWPAASYEEREAIFQAHVNYQRGLYWHLANEPAIPRRVRDAYSRWGLSSDEFTDTEHWPHQLYIRECRRMIGDYVITEHDCYQKSVAEDSIGMGSYTMDSHNCSRFVHVEGGVARVLNEGDVRIPPTDPYPVSYRSIVPKRGETANLFIPVCFSASHISYGSARMEPVFMVLGESAGLAARLCLDVDCDTQDLPYDELRPELLKAAQILELPDTR